From one Luteolibacter sp. SL250 genomic stretch:
- a CDS encoding YifB family Mg chelatase-like AAA ATPase, translating to MITRLFSAALRGVDAQEVEVEVNARGADKPLIIIVGLPDTSVKESSQRVTSAISASALSYADGVNTVNLAPADVKKEGPSFDLPIALAMAAANVLQPFNAEDCCVVGELGLDGTVRPVKGVLSIALEAKRRGRKRLLVPDANAAEAAIVDGIDVIPIRNLRQAWDFLQGDHIIPPFKLDRRAFFDSHRSYDIDFDEVKGQHHVKRALEVAAAGNHNLLMVGPPGTGKSMLAKRVPTIMPDMTEDEAIETTKIHSITGLLDPKRAFLTTRPFRSPHHTISDAGLLGGGTNPGPGEVSLAHHGILFLDELPEFRRQTLEVLRQPLEDGTVSISRAAGSFLFPARFLLVAALNPCPCGFALRRSRKDEGRRWPKINIQPGNGVLHT from the coding sequence ATGATCACCCGTCTTTTCTCAGCCGCCCTGCGCGGAGTCGATGCGCAGGAAGTGGAGGTGGAGGTCAACGCCCGCGGCGCTGACAAGCCGCTGATCATCATCGTCGGCCTGCCGGACACTTCCGTGAAGGAGTCCTCCCAGCGGGTCACCTCCGCCATCTCCGCCTCCGCCCTTTCCTACGCGGACGGGGTGAACACCGTGAACCTGGCCCCCGCGGATGTGAAGAAGGAGGGTCCGTCCTTTGACCTGCCCATCGCCCTGGCCATGGCCGCCGCGAATGTCCTGCAACCGTTCAACGCGGAGGACTGCTGCGTCGTCGGGGAGCTGGGGCTGGACGGCACCGTGCGCCCGGTGAAGGGCGTGCTTTCCATCGCCCTGGAGGCGAAACGCCGCGGACGGAAACGCCTGCTGGTCCCGGACGCGAACGCCGCGGAAGCCGCCATCGTCGATGGCATCGACGTCATCCCCATCCGCAACCTGCGGCAGGCATGGGACTTCCTCCAGGGGGACCACATCATCCCGCCGTTCAAGTTGGACCGCCGTGCGTTCTTCGACTCCCACCGCAGCTACGACATCGACTTCGACGAGGTGAAAGGCCAGCACCACGTGAAGCGCGCCCTGGAAGTGGCCGCCGCCGGCAACCACAATCTCCTGATGGTCGGCCCGCCCGGCACCGGCAAGTCGATGCTCGCCAAACGCGTCCCCACCATCATGCCGGACATGACGGAGGACGAGGCGATCGAAACGACGAAGATCCACTCCATCACCGGACTGCTGGACCCGAAGCGCGCCTTCCTCACCACCCGTCCGTTCCGCTCCCCGCACCACACCATTTCCGATGCGGGCCTGCTCGGCGGTGGCACCAATCCCGGCCCCGGCGAGGTCTCCCTCGCCCACCACGGCATCCTTTTCCTCGACGAGCTCCCCGAGTTCCGCCGCCAGACGCTGGAAGTCCTCCGCCAGCCGCTGGAGGACGGCACCGTCTCCATCTCCCGCGCCGCCGGGTCCTTCCTCTTCCCCGCCCGCTTCCTCCTCGTCGCCGCGCTCAACCCCTGCCCGTGCGGATTCGCTCTCAGGAGATCGCGAAAAGACGAGGGCCGAAGATGGCCGAAAATTAATATCCAGCCCGGAAACGGAGTTCTGCACACCTAG
- a CDS encoding ImmA/IrrE family metallo-endopeptidase has protein sequence MLAEAVSPDRLDRNQIQKRIEVMWNHLFPRREIPLLEYPVEEIATELQRRRLVEFVYDQELPAPFGRQRYGEFTVSPHNKIFIHSGLDPKGARFKATLSHEIGHYVLHRKFLSKSTFISSSPKIATDEELARYGRRAGISDLHWAEWQANEFMASVLLPRTGLMYRMARIQKQLGLHVGRVYIDNQGCTQADSGFIFATIAMETMIQFPIVFARMNALGLVNDKRTKRAKGTLGDEVTSTLQDFVRSLD, from the coding sequence ATGCTCGCAGAAGCAGTTTCTCCCGACCGGCTGGATAGGAATCAGATTCAAAAGCGGATTGAAGTAATGTGGAATCACTTGTTCCCAAGGCGAGAAATTCCACTCCTCGAATATCCGGTGGAGGAAATAGCAACGGAGCTCCAGAGAAGGCGGCTAGTGGAGTTTGTTTATGATCAGGAACTTCCCGCGCCATTTGGCCGCCAACGATACGGAGAGTTCACCGTTTCTCCGCACAACAAAATCTTCATTCACAGTGGCTTAGATCCGAAAGGAGCGCGCTTCAAAGCAACGCTGAGCCATGAGATCGGCCATTACGTCCTGCACCGAAAATTTCTGAGCAAATCCACTTTCATCTCGTCCTCCCCGAAAATTGCGACTGACGAGGAGCTAGCTCGGTATGGCAGAAGGGCTGGTATCTCGGATCTGCATTGGGCCGAGTGGCAGGCAAATGAGTTTATGGCCTCCGTATTGCTTCCGCGCACGGGCTTGATGTATCGGATGGCTCGAATTCAAAAACAGTTGGGTCTGCATGTCGGACGAGTCTACATCGACAATCAAGGATGCACCCAGGCAGACTCTGGTTTCATTTTTGCGACGATCGCAATGGAAACCATGATCCAGTTCCCGATCGTCTTTGCCAGGATGAACGCTCTGGGGCTCGTCAACGACAAGCGGACCAAAAGAGCAAAGGGAACTCTTGGAGACGAAGTAACGAGCACCCTGCAAGATTTTGTCCGATCTCTAGATTGA
- a CDS encoding DUF6602 domain-containing protein, which yields MAKKKTQNPPSLSELFEGYQKGLIANLGISRKLITHPVAKGDATELRWIKMLRTYLPTRYQVERAFVIDSDGTLSQQQDLVIFDRHFSLFIFEHEGIAYIPAESVYAVFEVKPEITPKYLGYAGDKAESVRRLKRTSGRIVQAGGDIHTPKPPPPILAGILALDCKWKEPMGAKFKGYLQGLSGDRALNLGCVARHGAFEITNGTPASFNWDISRPDTAVMSFVLTLTRLLQRMGTVPAIQIDEYAKHL from the coding sequence ATGGCCAAGAAAAAGACTCAAAATCCACCTTCGCTCAGCGAGTTGTTCGAAGGCTATCAGAAGGGCCTGATCGCGAACCTCGGAATATCCCGTAAGCTGATCACCCATCCGGTTGCGAAAGGCGACGCCACGGAGCTCCGGTGGATAAAGATGCTAAGAACCTACTTGCCAACACGGTATCAGGTTGAACGCGCCTTCGTCATCGACTCGGACGGAACCCTCAGTCAGCAGCAGGATCTAGTAATCTTCGATAGACATTTTTCGCTTTTTATCTTCGAGCATGAAGGTATTGCCTACATCCCTGCGGAAAGCGTGTATGCCGTTTTCGAGGTGAAGCCAGAAATCACTCCGAAATACCTCGGTTACGCCGGTGACAAGGCCGAAAGTGTACGTAGGCTAAAGCGCACCTCTGGGCGAATTGTCCAAGCTGGTGGAGATATCCACACTCCCAAGCCTCCGCCTCCGATTCTGGCCGGTATACTCGCCTTGGATTGCAAATGGAAAGAACCCATGGGGGCGAAATTTAAAGGATATCTCCAGGGGCTGAGCGGAGACAGGGCCTTAAACTTGGGCTGTGTAGCCAGGCACGGAGCTTTCGAGATCACCAACGGCACACCCGCCTCCTTCAACTGGGATATCAGTCGCCCCGACACCGCGGTCATGTCGTTTGTGCTCACCCTCACCAGATTGCTCCAGCGAATGGGAACTGTGCCGGCAATTCAGATCGACGAATACGCGAAACATCTCTAA
- a CDS encoding CBASS oligonucleotide cyclase translates to MTIDEAFQKFKSRLELTDGEQNDASKRQKRVREVMSENFHVEDDFLAGSYARHTKTKPLKDVDIFVVLGSKERHRLDELSRDLLEAVRVALVPEYGEDKVSIGRRCVQVRFGGDEDDDKVMSIDVVPAFTEGDNYKIADPQSEGDWAVTNPKIHSAKATACNKDFDLKWKPVVKMAKKWNEHKGKPIKPSFLIEVMAIDLLKGPFSGGYPYELKALFAALEARISETWNDPAGLGPPVSDRMDAAACKNARKVLAETGQSVDRAIYLAKTGNVGGALRIWRDEVFGSRFSIS, encoded by the coding sequence ATGACAATCGACGAAGCATTTCAGAAATTTAAGTCCCGTCTTGAACTTACCGACGGCGAGCAGAATGACGCCAGCAAGCGACAGAAGCGAGTTCGCGAGGTGATGTCGGAGAATTTTCACGTTGAGGACGACTTTCTCGCGGGTTCATACGCGAGGCATACGAAAACCAAGCCTCTCAAGGATGTGGATATTTTTGTGGTTCTCGGGAGCAAGGAACGTCACAGGCTCGATGAGCTCTCAAGGGATCTACTTGAGGCAGTGAGGGTTGCGCTGGTTCCAGAGTATGGAGAGGATAAAGTTTCCATCGGTCGCAGATGCGTTCAGGTCAGGTTTGGTGGTGATGAAGACGACGACAAGGTTATGAGCATCGATGTGGTTCCGGCCTTCACCGAAGGAGATAACTACAAGATTGCAGACCCTCAGAGCGAGGGCGATTGGGCCGTCACCAACCCTAAAATTCACTCGGCCAAAGCCACCGCCTGCAATAAGGATTTCGATCTCAAGTGGAAGCCTGTTGTCAAAATGGCCAAGAAGTGGAACGAGCACAAAGGCAAGCCGATCAAACCAAGTTTCCTCATCGAGGTGATGGCAATCGATCTCCTGAAAGGGCCATTTTCGGGCGGTTATCCCTATGAGCTGAAGGCGCTGTTTGCAGCGCTGGAAGCTAGGATCTCGGAAACCTGGAATGATCCTGCAGGATTGGGGCCACCTGTGTCGGATAGAATGGACGCCGCCGCTTGTAAGAACGCTCGAAAGGTGCTTGCTGAAACTGGGCAGTCGGTAGATCGGGCCATTTATCTCGCGAAGACAGGGAACGTGGGCGGAGCACTCCGGATTTGGCGTGACGAAGTTTTTGGAAGCCGATTCTCAATTTCCTGA